CCGTTTGACATTCCGGAGGCCGAATCCGAACTGGTGGCCGGCTTTGCGACCGAATACAGCGGGATGCGGTTTGCCCTGTTCTTCCTGGCCGAATGGGGGACCTTGTATGTGATCGGGGCGGTGATGACGACCCTGTTTCTGGGTGGCTGGCACGTGCCGATCTGGACCGACAACGTCGTGCTGCTGAATATCTCGCAGTTTGTGGTGTT
The Desulfurellaceae bacterium DNA segment above includes these coding regions:
- a CDS encoding NADH-quinone oxidoreductase subunit H, with amino-acid sequence IQQQGWAPWDWYAFHNPFTFIAALIFYVSALAEANRTPFDIPEAESELVAGFATEYSGMRFALFFLAEWGTLYVIGAVMTTLFLGGWHVPIWTDNVVLLNISQFVV